The DNA region GGGTGCAGCTGACGGTAGAGCTTGCCCGCGGTCTCCAGGTCTCCCGCGACGGCGGCGCGGTACAGCGCGACGGAGGCGGAGGGCAGCGCGTTCGGGTAGCCGGCCACCCAGCCCTTGGCCCCCGCGACCGCCAGTTCCAGCAGCACGTCGTCGGCGCCGATCAACAGGTCCAGTTCCGGGGCGAGTTCGGCGATGCTGTAGGCACGGCGAACATCGCCGGAGAACTCCTTGACCCCGTGGATGTACCCCTCGCCGTGCAGCTTCGCGAGCAGCTCGGGCACGAGGTCGACCTTGGTGTCGATGGGGTTGTTGTACGCGACGATCGGCACGCCCGCCTTGGCCACCTCCGCGTAGTGGGCGAGGACCGAGCGCTCGTCGGCACGGTAGGCGTTCGGGGGCAGCAGCATCACGGAGGCGCAGCCCGCGTCGCGTGCCTGCTCGGCCCAGCGGCGGGACTCGGCGGACCCGTACGCGGCCACGCCCGGCATCACGCGCCGCCCGCCGATCGCGGCAACCGCGGTCTCGACGACCTTGGCCCGCTCCTCCGGGGTGAGCACCTGGTACTCGCCGAGCGAGCCGTTCGGCACGACCCCGTCGCAGCCGTTCTCGACGAGCCACGTGCAGTGCTCCGCGTACTTGTCGAGGTTGACGGAGAGGTCGTCGTTCAGCGGGAGGGCGGTGGCGACGAGGACGCCGCGCCAGGGGCGGTCGCCGGTGAGGTCGTTGTCAGTCATGAGGGGTCCCATCCGGTTTCGGTAGAGGGTGACGGGTCATGAGGCTTCGCCCGGCTCGCGCGCGAGCACTCCGAGGGGCACCGGCCGGGCGAACGGCCGTCGGGAGGGTGTCTCCGGGCAGCGCGCGAGCCCCGCGACGGCAGGGCCGCACATCCGTCCCTGGCACCAGCCCATCCCGGCCCGGGTCAGCAGTTTCACGGTGCGTACGTCCCCGGCGCCGAGCTCGTCGACGGCCTCCCGGACGGCGGAGGCGGGCACCTCCTCGCACCGGCACACGACGGTCTCGTCGGTGACCTGCTCGGCCCAATGGGCAGGCGGGGCACAGACCTTGTCGACAGCGGCGAAGAACTCCCGCAGTCCGGCACGCACCTTGGCGGCGGATGCGTACGAACTCCTCTCGGCTGTACGGGAGTCGAGTCGCGCCGCGATGGACAGTCCGGCGATCCTGCCCTCGGCCGACGCGAGCACCGCGCCGCCGATCCCCGTGGTCTCGCCGGCGGCCCAGACGCCGGGCACGTCGGTGCGCTGTTCGTCGTCCACGGCGACGCCGACCCCGTCGAGACGGCAGCCGAGTGCTTCGGCGAGGTCGGTGTGCGGGAGCATGCCGTGGCCGACGGCGAGGGTGTCGCAGGGGATGCGCCGCTCGGTTCCCGGCCGGACCCGTCCGTCACCGTCCAGGGCGGCGACGGTGATGGCTTCGAGTCGGCCTGTGCCGTGTGCGGCAACGACCGTGCCGCGGACCTGGGTCCTGACGCGGTGACGTGCCAACTCGGCCGCGTACCGGGCGCCTTCGGCGAGTTTCGCGGGATGGGCTGCGAGCACGCGGGCCTGCCGGGCGAAGTTCCGGGGATCGGCGGACTCGACGAGGGCCGCGACCCTCGCCCCGGCCGAGGCGAGCCCGACGGCCACGGGCAGCAGCAACGGTCCGGTCCCGGCCACCACGGCGGTACGCCCCGGCAGCACGAGCCCGCCCTTGAGCATGGCCTGCGCCCCACCCGCGGTGACCACTCCGGGGAGGGTCCAGCCGGGAAAGGGGAGCACCTTCTCGTACCCACCGGTGGCGATCAGCACGGCGTCCGCGTGAACGGTGACGGGCTCCTCCTGCCCGGGCCCGAGCAGAGCGTGGACGGCGAAGGAGCCGGAGCCTTGGACGGTGTCATGGGCGGTGGCGGTGGCGCCGGCGGTGCCGGACTGCCGCTCCACGAACCACACATGATGATCCGTCAAGTGGGTGACACGGCCTGCGGCGACATGAGCCGCGAGTCCGTCACGCAGCCGTTCCCAAGTACGCCACTGGTGGTGCAGGGCCTGCGGACGGCGGGCCCCGAGTCCCGGGGCGGTCTGGCGGTAGAACTGCCCGCCTGCCTGCGGGGCGGAGTCGACCAGGGTCACCCGCACACCGCGCGTGGCGGCGGCGAGGGCGGCCGTGAGCCCGGCGGGGCCGGCGCCGATCACCGCAAGGCGGCGTCGTTCAGTCATGGTGACCGGTCCCTTCCTGTGTGCGGATCACGTCCCCGGCCTCGGCCGGGACCAGACAGGCCCGTTGGTTCACCCGGCCGTTGACGCTGACCAGACAGTCGAAGCACACCCCGATGCCACAGAAGACACCGCGCGGCTCGCCGCTCCCCCGTGTCGTACGCCAGGACGTGATGCCCGCCGACCAGAGCGCGGCGGCGATCGTCTGACCGGGTAGAACGGCGATCTCCCGGCCGTCGAAGGTGACGGTGAAGGCGGGCCCGGGCCGGGCGTCGACCAGGTCGAGCGGAGTGCGGGGCGTCATGGGGCCTCCTCGGTCACCGGATCCGGAAAGCGGTCGGGGCGGAACGACGCGAGGTCCAGATCGGGGGCCTTCTCCGCCAGCACCTGCGCGATCAAGTGGCCCGTCCCGGTGGCGAGTCCGATGCCCGCGCCCTCGTGCCCGCAGGCGTGGAAGAGCCCGGGCACGCGCGCGTCCGGCCCGATCGCGGGCAGATGGTCGGGCATGTACGGACGGAAGCCGAGGTAGGCGCGCATGGCCCTGACCTCCGCCAGGAAGGGGAACAGCCGGGTCGCCCCCGCCGCGAGCGCCCGGGCGACGGGCAGGGAGAAGGAGCGGTCGAAGCCGACCCGTTCCCGGCTCGCCCCGATCAGTACCGGTCCCGCAGCCGTGCCCTCGACCACCGGGGAGGTCTGCAGTGCGGCCGAGTCACTGGCAACGTCGGCCACGTAGTCGGCGGCGTACACCTTGTGCCGCACCCGGCGGGGCAGCGGCTCGGTGACCAGGACGAATCCGCGCCGGGGCAGCACGGGCAGGGACACCCCGGCCAGCGCGGCCAGCTCCCCGCCCCAGGTCCCGGCGGCGTTGACAACAGCGGGCGCGTGGACGTCACCATGCGAGGTACGGACTCCGCGCACCGCCCCCGCCGCCGTGCGCAGCACCTCCGTGACCGTCCAGCCGGTCCGCAGCGAGGCGCCGGCCGCGCGGGCGAGCCGTACGAGATGGGCGGCGGCCAGTGTCGGCATCACCTGGGCGTCCTGCGGATAGAGGACCCCGCCCGCGAGCCCCTTCGCCAAGCAGGGCTCCAGATCGTGGAGTTCACCGGCGGCGACGGACACGGCCTCGACACCGGCAGAGCGCTGCCCGACGGCAAACCGCTCAAGCGCCGCGAGTCCCTCAGGTGCGGACGCCACAACGACCCCGCCCTTGGCCTCGTACTCGACGGCCCCGGCCACTCCGGTCTCGGCGGCAAGATCGGCCCACAACCGACCGGAGAGCAGGGCGAGTTCGAGCTCCGGCCCCGGTTCCTTGTCCGAGACGAGCAGATTCCCCTCCCCCGCGCCGGTCGTACCGCCGGCCACCGGCCCCCGGTCCACCAGAACGACACTCAGCCCCGCCCGAACCGCGTACAAAGCACTGGCCGCCCCGACCATCCCGGCCCCGACGACCACAACATCGCAGGTCAGCGACTTGGTCACGCCAGTACTATGTCACATACCTCTGGACGGGCCAAGGGTGCATGGGCTTGCGTTCAGCGCGCGTCGCGACAATCCGACCCGGTCACCAGCGCCCCTTCAGGGGCGCGGGGAACTGCGCGACCAGCCCCCACGCACCCGCACCCGACCCACAACCCCCGACGGTCAGCCGCGCCCCACCACAACCCACTTCGACGGCAACTCGATCCGCGTACCGTCCGCCAGAAACTCGGTCGTCACAAGCGGCAACTCCCCACTCGCCAGAACGGCAAGCCCAGCCGCCCGCAGATACTCGGGCACGGCGGCATCAGCCACCTCCCCCGGCGCGATCCCATGCCGAAAGACGGGTGCCAGCTTGGCCGGCGGCCCGTCGGCCCCCTGCGCAAGCCCTCGCAGGATCACCCCCGCCGCCTCCGCAAGCTCGACGACAAAGGCACGCCCCCGGTCACCCACGAGCGTGGCAAGCCCGTCCACCAGCGGCTGCCGATCGTCCCGCTCGCACTGATGCAGAACACCCCGCATGTACACGTTCGCGTCGCCGAGCTCCGCGTGCAGCGTCTCCGCCTCGACCTTCTCGGCCGCGTCGAACAGCCGGTAGGAGGCCTGCCCCGCCGGGTCCGCGAGCCGGGCGTGATCGAGGGCGGCGGCCGAGAGGTCGGCACCGATGACCCGTGGGTAGCGGTCGGCGAGGAACCGGGTCTGGGTCCCGTTGCCGCACCCGAGGTCCACGAGAGGCAGACCGGGAGCCGCCAGGTGCGGTTCTAACAGCCCCAGGTGGACTCCGACGGTGACCGCGGGCTCGGCGTCCCAGAAGACGGCCCCTTGCTCACCTGGAGCCTCACGCCAGAAGCCCTCCCAGGCTTCTCTGTACCGAGTCGTCACACTCATGCCAGCTCCCCAGGACGCAACGGTGGACCGCCGAAAAGTGACGGGCAGTCCGGTTTATCGCGCCCGGAGTGAAGCGACAAGCACGCGGCGCACACCTTCACCGCTCATTCGACAGCCGCACGCCGATGTGCGCCCCTCGTGCCCCTCACTCCCCAAGCACCGACGGCGAGAGGCGGCGCCGACAGGGCTAGCGGCGGGGAAGGGTCAACTCGAACCACACGGTCTTGCCGGAACTCGTCCGGCTGGTCCCCCACTCCCGCGCCAGCGTGCTGACCACACGCATCCCGCGCCCGAACTCGTCGAGCGGGCGCGCGCTGAGGAGCGTCGGCAGGGTGTGGTCGTCGTCGTCCACCTCGCACAGCAGCGTCTCGCCCCGGACGAGCCGCAGCTCGATGGGCCGGCTGTGGGAGTTCCGTACGGCGTTGGTGACGAGCTCGCTGACCATCAACTCGGTCGGATCGACAAGGGAGTTGAGCCCCCACACGTGGAGCTGTTCGCGGACCACGGCGCGTGCCCTGCCGACCTCCATCGGGTCGTGGCCGATCCGCCACTGGGCGACGTCCTCGGGCTCGATGCCGTTGAGCCGGGCCATCAGGAGCGCCACGTCGTCCTTGCGGCCGCCGCGGGTGTTGAGGGCTCGGATGATGGTGTCGCAGGCGTCGTCCATGGAAGCGGCCGGATGCGCGGCGGACTCGCAGAGCGTGGCGAGTCCGACACCGATGTCCTCGCCGCGGACCTCGACCAGGCCGTCGGTGCACATCACGAGCCGGTCGCCGGGCGCCACCCGGACCCGTACGGACTCGAAGGGCACCCCGCCGACGCCGATGGGCGCACCCGTGGGCAGGTCGAGCAGATCGCTGCGGCCGTCCTCGGCGCGGACCAGCACCGGTGGGATATGACCCGCGTTGGCTATCTGCAACTCGCTCTTGATGGGGTCGTACACCGCGTACAGGCAGGTCGCGAGGTAGTGCTCGCCGAGGCGCTGCGCCAAGTCGTCGAGGTTGCGCAGGAGTTGGACGGGCGGCAGGTCGAGGGCCGCCATGGTCTGTACGGCGGTGCGCAACTGGCCCATCATCGCGGCCGAGTTGAGACCGTGCCCCATGACGTCACCGACGACGAGTGCGGTCCGCGACCCGGGCAGTTTGACCGAGTCGAACCAGTCGCCGCCGACCCGCCCCAGCAACGTACCCGGCAGATAGCGGGTCGCGATGTCGCAGCCCGCCATGCGCGGCGCGATGTGCGGCAGCATGCTGTCCTGGAGGGTCTCGGCGACGCTCTCCTGGTACGTGTACATCCGGGCGTTGTCGAGTACGAGCCCGGCGCGGGCGGCGAGTTCGGCGCCGGTGACGCGGTCCATGTCGTTGAACTCGACGCGCTCGGGGTGCCGCAGCAGGATCATGAAGCCGAGGACGACGTTGCGGGCCTTGAGGGGCACGACCAGCATGGAGCGGCCCGTGATGAGGGGCCTGATGTCCCGCTTCTCGAACTGCGCGGCGATCATGTGCCCCATCTGCTCGCTGATGCGGGGCACGAGAACGGGGTCGCCGGTGGTCATGCACTGGAAGAACGGGGTGTGTGCCGGGAACGGCATGGCCTCGCCGACCGGCACGACGTCGTCCCAGCGGCCCGGCTCGTCCGTGTGCTCCAGGGCGACCCGGTGCCACATGGTGGTGGTGTCGGGCACGCCCTCGGGGAAGCCCTCACCTGCGACGACCTGTTCGCGGAGATAGGTGCCGGCCACGTCGGTGAAGCGCGGGACCACGGCCCGGCTGACCTCGACGATGGTGCGGGACAGGTCGAGCGAGGTGCCGATCCGCCCGCTGACCTCGTTCAGGAATTCCAGGCGCTCGCGGACGGCCGCGTATTCGAGGTCCTCGCCCTCGTCGGGTTCGTCCTGCGGCAGGGGTGCGCCGGCGGCGACGGCAGCGGCCACCCGCTCCTGGCGGGCCTTGCGCTCGGCACGCCGGGGCACGCCCCAGTCGGGAGTGACGGGCACCCGGTCGTTCTGGCTGAACTCCAGGACGGGATAACCCAGTTCGAGGACCTGGGCGACGATGCGGGCACTCTCGCCTACGCTCATGCTGGGGAGGATCTCGGGCAGCCTGCGGGCCAGTTCCTCGGCGCCGGGGAAGTCGGTGTGCAGCGCGAACCCGGGTGCGATGCGCTCCATGGCCAGGCCCGCGCCGGTGTCCTCGTGGCGCAGCCCGTCCGCGTCGGCGGCGAGCACCAGCAGCCGCTCGGGCCCCGGCCCCACCAGCGGATACGCCCACCACAGCACGTCGATCCGGTCGTTGTCGGGCGACGACAACCGCGCGCGCCCCGCCGCCGGATAGGACAGCCGTCCGTCGAGGGACGACTCCAGGTCGGGCCCGAGGCCGTCGTGCACCGAGTACGCCCCGTAGGGCGCGGCCTCGTCGTCATAGGGCAGGGCGCCGGACACGGGCAGCAGATCGACGGCGGGCCTTCCGACCGCCTCGTCCTTGGCGGCGCCGAACAGCCGCCGGGCGCCCCGGCTCCAGTGCGAGACCAGACCTTCGCGGTCGACGACCACCACGGCCAACGGAATCCGGCCCGCCGCAACCCCGTTGCCGCCCGCACGGCCGTGAGCTGTGCCCATCTCGGTGCCACGGTCCATGGCCCAGGCCCTCTCTCCCCACGGTCCGCAAGATCTGTACCAGCACAACCACGGTACGTCCGCGCCCGGTTGCCATGTGTGGCATTGAGCGAATTGACTCCGGCGCACACCGAGCCCCGTCAGGGGCTCTTTTAGGGGCGCGGGGAACTGCGCGCCCAGCCCCCACCGGCCCGCGGCCGACGCACAACCCTCAATCCTCGTGCCCCAACTGCAGATCCCTCTCGGTCCGCCCACCCCCGGCCACCTGCAAGACAGTAGCCACCGGCGGGTACCCCGCGGCGATCACCGTGTACTCCCCCGAAGAAAGATCAACGAACCGGAACGTTCCGTCACCCCCGGTGGTCAACGTGTCCACCACATTCCCCGCGGCGTCGAGCAGCGTCACCCGCGCATCCTCGACAGCCCGCCCTCCACTGGCCCGCACGGTTCCCCGGAGCACCGCCCCACCCGCGAGCTCGACATCCTGTCGGGTCTCCCGGGCGGCCTGCACGCTCACCGGCAGGGCAGCGGGCCGAAAGGCCGGCGCACTCGCGGCCAACGTGTACTCCCCCGCCACCAACTCCGAGATGACGTAACTCCCTTCGCGCCCACTGCGAGTCGTGGCGACCACCTCACCGTGCACGTTGGTGAGCGTGACGGTCGCATCCCGTACGGGAGTCCCGTCCGCCGTCACCACGCTCCCGGCCAGCCGTCCGGCGCCGCCGAGGACGACGTCCAGCTCGACCGGCCGCTCCCCGACGGTGACGCTGACGGCCTGCGGCTGATGCCCGCCGGCCGCGGCGATGAGGACGTACGACCCCGCCCCGGGAGTCGACAGCGCGTACCGCCCGTCGTCCCCGCTCGCGCCCCGGCCGATCTGCTGTCCCGCGACGTCGATGAGGGTGAGCGCGGCGCGGGGCACGACGGTGCCGTCGGGATGCTGGACGGTGCCGCAGACGGGCACCCCGGCGGCGTACGGCGAACGGGCCTGCGGGACCGAGGAGTTGTAGGACGCGGTGGTCTCGGGGGCGGCTGAGGTGTGGTGGGACACCAGCGGTTTCTCCTTGAGGAAGAAGGCGACGAGCAGGCCCAGGACGAGCACCGGCACGAGGTAGAGGAAGATCCGCGGCATGGCGTCGGCGTAGGCCGCGATGTAGCCGTCGCGCAGCTCGGCGGGCAGTGCGTGGACGAGCTGCGGGGTGATGGACTCGGGGTCGGGCAGGCCGGCCCCGGCGGGCAGCCGTTCGGCGAGGGAGTCGGCGAGCCGGTCGGCGAAGAGCGTGCCGAAGATCGCGGCGCCGACGCTGCCGCCGATCTGCCGGAAGTAGTTGTTGGCGCTGGTCGCGGTGCCGAGGTCGCGGGGGTCCACGGAGTTCTGCACGGCGAGGATCAGTACGGGCATGACGAGCCCGATCCCAGCGCCGAGTACGGCCATCCAGATGCTGTAGTGCAGCCGGGGCGTGTCGACTTCGAGCCGCGACAGGAGCCACATGCCGAGGACGGAGAGGACGCCGCCGAGGATCGGGTAGATCTTGTAGTGGCCGCTGCGGCTGATGAGTTGGCCCGAGACGACCGAGGCGCCGACGATGCCGGCCATCATCGGGAGCATGAGCAGGCCGGACTCGGTGGCGGTGGCGCCGTCGACCATCTGCAGGTACGTGGGCAGATAGCTGGCCGCTCCGAAGAGGGCGACCCCGACGATCACGCCCACCAGGCCGGTGACGTTGAAGACGCCGTCGCGGAACAGCCGCAGGGGGATGAGGGGTTCGGCCGCGAAGTGCTCGGCGACGAGGAACAGGGCCGTGGCGGCGACGGCTCCGACGCCGAGCCCGAGGATGACGCGCGAGTCCCAGGCGTACTCCGTTCCGCCCCAACTGGTCAGCAGGACCAGGCAGGTGGAGGCGGCGGCCAGCAGCAGGGCGCCGAGCACGTCGAGGCGGGGCCGTGCGGTCGGCTTCGGCAGTTTGAGCACGACGGCGACGACGGCGAGCGTGACCAGGCCGAAGGGCACGTTGACGTAGAAGCACCAGCGCCAGGAGAGGTGGTCGGTGAAGTAGCCGCCGAGCAGCGGTCCCGCGACCGACGCAAGGCCGAAGGCGGCGCCGATCAGGCCCATGAAGCGGCCGCGTTCGCGGGGCGGCACGATGTCCGCGATGATCGCCTGCACGCCGATCATGAGTCCGCCGGCGCCGACGCCCTGGAGTGCGCGGAAGGCGATCAACTGGTCCATGGTGCGCGACCATCCGGCCAGCGCGGAGCCGATCACGAAGACGACGATCGCGAACTGGAAGACGCCCTTGCGGCCGTAGAGGTCGCCGAACTTGCCGTAGACGGGAAGCCCGACGGTGGCTGTGAGCAGGTACGCGGTGATGGCCCAGGACATCTTGTCCAGGCCGTGCAGCTCCCCGACGATCTTCGGGAGGGCGGTGGCGACGATCATCTGCTCCAGCGCGGCGAGCAGCAGCGCAAGCATCAGGGCGAAGAACACCATCCGCACGCGGGCCGGGCTGAGCTCCTCGAACTGCGGTGGTTCCGGCGGCCCTTGGGGTGTGTCAGGGGCCGTGGCCGAAACGCCGCGTTCGCTCGTCGCCAGAGTCGTCCCGCCCACGTGCTGCTCCCCTCGTCGCGCCTGCGCGGCCCATTTCTCGCATTACGCGACAACTGGGAGCAAGCGCGACGAGTCGCCCGTCAGTGGAGCTCAGCGGGCGTAACCGCCGGTGGGAGCCCTACGGCGTACGACGGAGCCATACCGAAAACCACTCGAAACGGTGAGCGTGAGAATCGCCCGGCCGAGCGCGTCCACGCGCCCACCGTGACGAACCAGGAGGGCTACTTCTCCACCTCGGTGGCGAGCTTCGCCAGCACCTCGTCGTAGATCCGCCCGAGACCCTTGGGCGCGAAGGTCTTCTCGAAGAAGCCGCCGATACCGCCGGCGCCGTTCCACACCGAGGTCACGACGACCCGGGACTTGCCCTCGCCGGCCGGAGTGACCCTCCAGGTGGTCACCATCGAGGAGTTGCGGTCCTTCTCGACGAGCTCGCCGTCGGTGGGCTCGCTCACCTCGACCAGGCAGTCGCGGACGCGCTTGCTCGTGGCCTGGAGCTTCCAGTGGACGAGGCTGCCCTCACCGTCTCCGCCCTCGCGCACCTCGTATTCGCTGAAGTGCTCGCTCAGAACCTTCGGACGCGTGCCGGTGTAGTCGGCCAGCGCGTCGAACACGTCGTCGGGCTGAGCCGCTACGACTCGCTCTGTGGTGGCCTCGACCTGCGCCATTGCGTTCCTCCAGCACTCGGGATCTCGGGGGTCAGCGCTCAGCCAACCATCAGGCGGTCGAGCCGCCCAAATCGGGGTCCCCTCAAGGCCCCGGAGCCTCGGACGCCACGCCCGTCGAAAGTGAGTTCGCACGATCAAGGGAACATGTGTTCTATTCTGTGTCCAGTGCTACCGAGGAGGCGTCATGCGCTGGGAGAACCTCACAGTGGAGTCCGGCGGCAACCTGCCGAAGGACGCCGCGCTGTTCGGCGCGGACGCGGTGACCACACGTACGTTCGACACCCCGGAGTTCCGTGGAATCACGTTCCACGAGATCCGGGCCAAGTCGATCGTGAACCGGGTGCCGGGCGCCTCGCGCATGCCCTTCGAGTGGACGGTCAACCCCTATCGGGGGTGCACGCACGCGTGTGTCTACTGTTTCGCCCGCAAGACCCACAGCTATCTGGACCTCGACACGGGCCTCGGCTTCGACAGCCAGATCGTGGTGAAGGTGAACGCCCCCGAGCTGCTGCGGCGGCATCTCGGCTCGCGGCGCTGGCTCGGCGATCACATAGCGATGGGCACGAACGTGGACTGCTACCAGCGCGCCGAGGGCCGCTACCAGCTGATGCCCGGCATCATCGCGGCCCTGCGCGACCACGCGAACCCCTTCTCGATCCTCACCAAGGGCACGCTGATCCTGCGTGACCTCGACCTCCTGAAGCAGGCGGCCGCGGTGACCGAGGTCGGGATCTCCGTCTCCGTGGGCTTCACCGACCACGAGCTGTGGCGGACGGTCGAGCCGGGTACGCCCGCCCCCGAGCGCCGCCTCGACGCCGTCCGCACGCTGAGCGAGCACGGCATCGACTGCGGCGTTCTGATGGCCCCGGTGATCCCCTTCCTGGGCGACGATCCGTCCCAGCTGCGCGCGACGGTACGGGCGATCGCGGCATCCGGCGCCACCTCGGTCACGCCGCTCGTGCTGCATCTGCGGCCGGGGGCACGCGAGTGGTTCATGAGCTGGCTGGCACACCACCACCCGTATCTGGTGCGCCGCTACGAGCGGCTGTACGCGGAGGGCGCCTACGCCCCGAAGTGGTACCAGCGCCGGATCACCCGTCAGGTCCACGAACTGGCCGAGGAGTACGGGATAGGTCCCACGCGCGCGGGGATGCCGCGCAGGATCCCGGCACCCGCCGAACCGGCCGTCCCGGAGCCGACCCAACTCACCCTTCTCTGACCGGCACCACCTTTTCCGACCGGCACCGCCACCCGCTCCGACCAGCGCTTCTCAGCTGCATCCGGGCGCATCGCGCGGCCCGATCGGGTCAAACTCCGGTCAGAACCGGTTCTTCCGGGCGCCCGCTCCGGGACGATACGGCGAAGGCCGTGGTGTGCACGGCCCACACCCTCCGTTCCTGGGAGGTCCGATGCTGCATCTGCCCGGGGGTCAACCCCCGGACCCCCGGCCCGAGGATCAGGCCGGAATCCCTGCCCGGAACATCCATGCGAGGCGATTCATCGTGAACCGACGCGCAGTTGCTCTGTGCGGTGCCGCTGCCGTGGTGGCCGGAATGATCACCGCGATCCCGGCCGGCGCGAGCGCGGACTCCGCGACCGCACCGCGCACCACGCTCTCCGCCGACCCGGCGAAGCTCACCTGGAAGAAGTGCGGCACCACCTCCTATCCGACGCTCCAGTGCGCGTCCCTGAAGGTGCCGCTCGACCACACGGACCCGCACGGCGAGCGCATCACGCTCGCGCTGTCACGGGTCCCGCACACCGCGAAGAAGTCCCAGGGACCGCTCCTGGTGAACCCGGGCGGCCCCGGCGGCAGCGGTCTCACGCTCGCCGGGTTCGTCGCGGCCACGCTGCCGAAGGCGGTGGCCTCGCAGTACGACGTCATCGGCTTCGACCCGCGCGGCGTCGGCGCCAGCAAGCCCGCCCCGAACTGCAAGCCGGGGCACTTCACTCCCGTACGCCCCGACTCGCTGCCGAGCACCCCCGCCCTGGAGAAGGCCAACCTCGACCGGGTCAAGGCCTTCGCGAAGGCGTGCGGCGCGAAGTACGGCAAACTGCTGCCGTACCTCGACACCGTGAGCGCGGTCCAGGACATGGACGCGATCCGGCACGCCCTCGGCGCCAAGAAGATCAACTACTTCGGGTACTCGTACGGCACCTACCTGGGCGCCGTCTACGCGAAGCTCCACCCGGGCCGCGTACGGCGCATGGTGCTCGACTCCATCGTCGACCCCACCGGTGTCTGGTACGAGGACAACCTCGCGCAGGACCACGCCTTCAACGACCGTCACCGGGCCTTCATGGCCTGGGTCGCCAAGAACAACGCGAAATACAAACTCGGCACCGATCCGGAGAAGATCGAGACCAAGTGGTACGCGATGAGGGCGGCCCTGGCGAAGAAGCCCGCGGACAAGACGGTGGGCGCCTCCGAACTGGAGGACACGTTCGTCCCCGGCGGCTACTACAACGGCTACTGGCCGTATCTCGCCGAGGCGTTCGCGGCCTTCGTGAACGACAAGAACGACGACCCGCTGGTCGAGGCGTACGAGAACTTCGGTGCCGTCGACGCCGCGGGCGACAACAGCTACAGCATCTACACCTCGGTGCAGTGCCGTGACGCGTCCTGGCCGCGCGACTGGGAGCAGTGGCGCGAGGACAACTGGGAGGTGTACGAGAAGGCGCCCTTCATGACCTGGAGCAACGCCTGGTACAACGCGCCGTGCGCGTTCTGGCCGACGGACTCCCTGGAGCCCGTGGATGTCTCCAACGACTCGGTGCCGCCGGTGCTGCTGTTCCAGGCGACGGACGACGCGGCCACCCCGTACGAGGGCGGTGTCATGGTCCATCGTCTGCTGGGCGACTCCAGCCTGGTGGTCGAGCAGGGCGGCGGCAACCACGGCATCACGCTGAGCGGCAACGCCTGCCTGGACAAGCATCTGGCCACGTATCTGGCCGACGGCAGGGTGCCGCGCAGTGGCGGTGAGGTCGACGCGGTGTGCAAGCCGCTGCCCGACCCGTCACCGCTGAGCAAGAAGGCCTCGGGCTCGCGCGGCGCGACGCTGCACGGGC from Streptomyces sp. NBC_00258 includes:
- a CDS encoding alpha/beta hydrolase, producing the protein MITAIPAGASADSATAPRTTLSADPAKLTWKKCGTTSYPTLQCASLKVPLDHTDPHGERITLALSRVPHTAKKSQGPLLVNPGGPGGSGLTLAGFVAATLPKAVASQYDVIGFDPRGVGASKPAPNCKPGHFTPVRPDSLPSTPALEKANLDRVKAFAKACGAKYGKLLPYLDTVSAVQDMDAIRHALGAKKINYFGYSYGTYLGAVYAKLHPGRVRRMVLDSIVDPTGVWYEDNLAQDHAFNDRHRAFMAWVAKNNAKYKLGTDPEKIETKWYAMRAALAKKPADKTVGASELEDTFVPGGYYNGYWPYLAEAFAAFVNDKNDDPLVEAYENFGAVDAAGDNSYSIYTSVQCRDASWPRDWEQWREDNWEVYEKAPFMTWSNAWYNAPCAFWPTDSLEPVDVSNDSVPPVLLFQATDDAATPYEGGVMVHRLLGDSSLVVEQGGGNHGITLSGNACLDKHLATYLADGRVPRSGGEVDAVCKPLPDPSPLSKKASGSRGATLHGLLGFRG